Genomic DNA from Abyssisolibacter fermentans:
CGCGCTCTCTAATAATAGTTTTTAGTCTTGCAATATCTTTTCTTACAGCTTTTATTCTCATAGGATTATCAAGCTGTCCTGTAGCTAGTTGAAACCTTAAATTAAAAAGTTCCGTTTTAGATTCTGTTACTTTTAAATCTAACTCTTGAGCAGTCAGCTCTCTTAATTCACTAGCTTTCATTAGCTTCACCACCCTTTTCAGTTAGGTCTTCTCTTACTACAAATTTACATTTGATTGGTAACTTATTTGCAGCAAGTCTCATAGCTTCTCTAGCTACTTCCTCTTCAA
This window encodes:
- the rpmC gene encoding 50S ribosomal protein L29, which gives rise to MKASELRELTAQELDLKVTESKTELFNLRFQLATGQLDNPMRIKAVRKDIARLKTIIRERELNLNNK